The following coding sequences are from one Ochotona princeps isolate mOchPri1 chromosome 8, mOchPri1.hap1, whole genome shotgun sequence window:
- the GKN1 gene encoding gastrokine-1 — protein sequence MKITMIFVGLLGLILIPGLSGYNIIINDDNNANGSGHQSVTINNEHNVANVDNNNGWNSWNTLWDYQMGFAATRLFAKKACIVHALNKDTMPSIEALDALAKEKKGKAPGGSPPKGLIYSTNPDTVDDLSQFGNNVARMCQGIPTYRAEEIPDANLFYYSGKCFNTNVLWILNISYCGKTVED from the exons ATGAAGATCACA ATGATCTTTGTTGGACTTCTTGGACTGATTCTCATTCCCGGTCTTTCTGGCTAT AATATTATTATCAATGATGACAATAACGCTAACGGCAGTGGGCACCAGTCAGTGACCATCAACAACGAACACAATGTGGCCAATGTTGACAACAACAACGGCTGGAACTCCTGGAATACCCTCTGGGATTATCAAATG GGATTTGCAGCAACCAGACTCTTTGCCAAGAAGGCTTGCATTGTGCATGCCCTGAACAAGGATACCATGCCCTCCATTGAAGCTCTTGATGCACTAGCCAAGGAAAAGAAG GGGAAAGCACCAGGGGGATCACCTCCTAAGGGCCTGATATACTCAACCAATCCTGACACAGTTGATGATCTGAGCCAGTTTGGAAATAACGTTGCCCGCATGTGCCAGGGGATTCCAACCTACAGGGCTGAGGAGATTCCAG atgCAAACTTGTTTTATTACTCAGGAAAATGCTTCAATACAAATGTACTTTGGATTCTGAATATTTCCTACTGTGGAAAAACTGTGGAGGACTAA
- the GKN2 gene encoding gastrokine-2, which translates to MKILGVFLLVLAIFGIQVHGDEVYNIIKPSGLNVQETVTIDNEKNAAIINIHAGSCSSTTIFDYKHGYIASRLLSRRACFILKMDQQTIPAMDELKRYIYESQTMNSMFSNKYTWVKYNPLQSLILDADWLLFGSPIEQLCEHIPLYKGEIVQKSESQSEPGCAKAGLLGVLGISICADLHI; encoded by the exons atgaaaatcCTT GGGGTGTTTCTGCTGGTGCTGGCCATCTTTGGGATACAAGTCCATGGAGATGAG GTGTATAACATCATCAAACCCAGTGGCCTCAATGTTCAGGAGACGGTGACAattgacaatgaaaaaaatgcTGCCATTATTAACATCCATGCGGGATCATGCTCTTCTACCACGATTTTTGACTACAAACAT GGCTACATTGCATCCAGACTGCTCTCCCGAAGAGCCTGCTTCATCCTGAAGATGGACCAGCAAACCATCCCTGCCATGGATGAACTCAAACGGTACATCTATGAGAGTCAG ACCATGAACAGCATGTTCTCCAACAAGTACACCTGGGTCAAGTACAACCCTCTACAGTCTCTGATCTTGGATGCAGACTGGCTCCTGTTTGGGTCACCCATTGAACAACTCTGCGAACACATCCCCTTGTATAAAGGGGAAATAGTTCAGAAGTCAGAGTCACAATCAGAGCCAG GCTGTGCAAAGGCTGGGCTCCTGGGTGTCCTGGGGATTTCCATCTGTGCAGACCTTCACATTTAG